One Sphaerisporangium krabiense DNA segment encodes these proteins:
- a CDS encoding sigma-70 family RNA polymerase sigma factor: MPVRIGDVEHLEFEDFYQGNRDACLRAVLAATGDRQLAEDLVAEAFTRAWTSWRKVGRHPAPHAWIVRVALNTRVTWWRRRRHEVALAGHEAVDRTATGDDDVDPALLAALRRLPRRQREVVALRVFLDLDTETAARTLGIAPGTVTTHLSRAVATLRGDLATVNSQEGER; encoded by the coding sequence ATGCCCGTGCGTATAGGGGACGTGGAGCATCTGGAGTTCGAGGACTTTTACCAGGGAAACCGGGATGCCTGCCTCCGGGCGGTGCTGGCCGCCACCGGTGACCGGCAGCTGGCCGAGGACCTCGTCGCCGAGGCGTTCACGCGGGCGTGGACGTCGTGGCGGAAGGTCGGCCGGCATCCGGCGCCGCACGCCTGGATCGTCCGGGTGGCGCTGAACACCCGGGTCACCTGGTGGCGACGGCGCCGCCACGAGGTCGCCCTGGCGGGTCACGAAGCCGTGGACCGCACGGCGACCGGCGACGACGACGTGGACCCCGCCCTGCTGGCGGCGTTGCGGCGGTTGCCGCGGCGGCAGCGGGAGGTGGTCGCGTTGCGCGTCTTCCTCGATCTGGACACCGAGACCGCGGCCAGGACCCTGGGGATCGCTCCCGGAACCGTCACCACGCACCTGTCGCGCGCCGTCGCGACGCTGCGCGGAGATCTCGCGACAGTCAACAGCCAGGAGGGCGAACGATGA